The Candidatus Anaeroferrophillus wilburensis DNA segment ATAGCCGAACTTTCATCGATGATTTCGACAACGCTGCTGCCCGAGCTGCCCAGAAGATGGCTGGCCATCAAACTTCTTGAGCGAGACGGACAACTGTTGGAAAAGGTCAGCAAAGCAGATCCGGCGCCGGAAATCTTCAAAAGCAACTATGAGCGGATATATGAAAAATTATCTGGCCATCTCGATGAAGCCCCCGAACTGCTGATTACCGAATGGCGGTACGGCTTCATTGCCGGCTTGATCAGGGAGGCGACAATCACGACAGCTGCCGAGCGCCTCACTTTTTCTGACAAGGTCGATAAAATCATCCTCAATCGGATCCTCGGCCTGCCAATATTTCTGCTGCTCATGTACTTGGTATTCACCTTGACCTTTAGAATTGGAGGTCCGCCGATGATTTGGCTAGACACGGGTTTTTCCTGGCTGGGAGATACCATTTCATCCTTCTGGCCTGGCAGGCCGGACAGCGCCGTTTTATCGCTGCTGGTTGATGGCATCATCGGCGGCGTCGGCGGGGTGCTCGTTTTCCTGCCCACCATCATCCTGCTGTTCTTCGCCATCGCGATGCTGGAGGGCACCGGCTACATGGCCAGAGCGGCCTTTATCATGGACAGGATGATGCATAAAATCGGGCTGCATGGCAAAAGCTTCATTCCCCTGCTTACCGGCTTTGGATGCTCCGTCCCGGCAATCATGGCCACCAGAACCCTTGAAGATGAGCGCGACCGACTGACAACGATCATGGTTACCCCATTGATGAGTTGCGGAGCCCGGCTGCCCATTTACGCACTGATTATTCCGGCGTTCTTCCCCGCCACCTGGCAGGCACCCATGCTCTGGTTGATTTATGTTTTCGGCATTGCATTAATGATGGTCACCGCCCGTTTTTTGCGCGCCACCCTGTTTAAAGGTGACGACACTCCTTTTGTGATGGAGTTGCCGCCCTATCGCCTGCCAACCCTGAAATCGATAGCTATCCACACCTGGGATCGGGCTTGGCTGTATCTGCGGAAAGCCGGGACGATCATTCTGGCTATCTCCATTGTCATGTGGGCCATGACTACCTATCCAACCATGCCGGCATCGCCAAACAACGTGTTTTCTTCCTCCGAAGCATACCAGGAAGCCCGGTTGACCTATTCAGCCGCTGGTCGCTTGGGACACGCTTTGGAACCACTGCTTAAGCCACTTGGCTTCGACTGGCGCATCGGCACCGCACTGATCGGTGCCTTTGCCGCCAAGGAAGTCTTTGTATCCCAGCTGGGGATTGTCTATGCCATTGGCGAAGCCGACGAAGAGTCCGTTCCACTGCGGGAAAAACTCCAGCAACACTATACCCCACTGGTCGGCTTCTGCATCATGTTGTTCTGCCTGATCAGTGCGCCATGCATGGCGACCATCGCCGTCACCCGCCGAGAAACCAATTCCTGGCGTTGGGCTCTCTTTCAGCTGGCCGGTTTGACTGTTATGGCTTGGATAATAACCTTCATCGTGTACCAGGCCGGTCGCCTGGCTGGAATCGGCTGCTGAGCAATCAGCAAGGAATGTACTATGGAAACGATAATTATCATTGGCATGGTATCTCTATCGCTGCTTTTTCTCAGTCGGAGATACAAAAGAACATTCACCAGCACAACATGCGGGTACAAGTCTTATGACTGCTGCCAGGAATGCGGCGTCTGCCCGGATAAGCAAGCAGCAAACTGCCAAACAAACAGCAAGACAGAGGTTATCCATAACTGCCATACTGCCAATGGAAAGCCGTTACAAGGCCGGCACGCCGAAAAACCGTTTCAGCCTGAAAACCCCATTGACATCACGATTAGTATGGGTTAT contains these protein-coding regions:
- the feoB gene encoding ferrous iron transport protein B, producing the protein MDSTITVALAGNPNSGKSTIFNLLTGSRQRVGNYPGVTVEKKEGGCRHQGQELTIIDLPGTYSLSPHSVEELVTQDFLLNQRPQVVIDIVDASNLERNLLLATQLMEMNTPLIIVLNMMDMVARQQTTIDLPILEQLLGVPVIPMVGSRGTGKEQLLETIIAVAEQRQNPTPRPIAYQQDIEEVIAELSSMISTTLLPELPRRWLAIKLLERDGQLLEKVSKADPAPEIFKSNYERIYEKLSGHLDEAPELLITEWRYGFIAGLIREATITTAAERLTFSDKVDKIILNRILGLPIFLLLMYLVFTLTFRIGGPPMIWLDTGFSWLGDTISSFWPGRPDSAVLSLLVDGIIGGVGGVLVFLPTIILLFFAIAMLEGTGYMARAAFIMDRMMHKIGLHGKSFIPLLTGFGCSVPAIMATRTLEDERDRLTTIMVTPLMSCGARLPIYALIIPAFFPATWQAPMLWLIYVFGIALMMVTARFLRATLFKGDDTPFVMELPPYRLPTLKSIAIHTWDRAWLYLRKAGTIILAISIVMWAMTTYPTMPASPNNVFSSSEAYQEARLTYSAAGRLGHALEPLLKPLGFDWRIGTALIGAFAAKEVFVSQLGIVYAIGEADEESVPLREKLQQHYTPLVGFCIMLFCLISAPCMATIAVTRRETNSWRWALFQLAGLTVMAWIITFIVYQAGRLAGIGC